A region of Sulfurimonas sp. DNA encodes the following proteins:
- the tssM gene encoding type VI secretion system membrane subunit TssM, whose translation MSKIKQSSLFKNPFFWIILIAFITTILIIFVSPYLFESLKSLTLRMLIGLSVFFGTILSLLLYTLFVKDEFKQKIRNIREQLKRKKEYSSITSEKVQDLKIRFNEAMRILKNSSIYKNKQIAGYELPWYLMVGSGKEGKTSILENSGLDFPLNINYDNRSVTEVGSTKSFQWYFAEHAIFVDMPGNYVSNNRSEEDLILWESFLKLFGRKRWKRPINGIVLTISVDTLMEKNEKELEQYAKDLRDRFDEISHAFVSNIPIYLLVSKVDNIVGFKEYFTGISEEEKEEVLGVTFDENENSIDTSVIQPELEALLQRLNSAVLDKVNREWDTDARSKILLFCNEFSALFEKLNMFVDIGFAQTRYRKPLMLRGIYFTSVPNGNEVPVSQEFEKSTLASIQPQKGMFIQKVLSDIIFPEADIIKMDTNYKKNQRIKHIGALVASVLIVAIAIIYWVQDFNSRLDSLDKSEKAMLKYDNTRAIISNQSDFKEILVALNQIKKLQDENKDNMSNSIWKVAYFKVSDRNKMIEDHYKEALENILLPRIAEFIEEQVSASIGDYDLTWESIKAYTMLKNEERRDKDFLIGWLATAWSHLYPNMNATQNDLNMHFSNLLDYGFSPYELREETLAISRKQLLEFGQEALVYKELKNEAKDKNLRDFRFSEALGSYASAFEGSDHIVPGFYTKKGFEDVIIADGKELIKKLVANNWVVGYSTELTDEELNAMYAKVQNHYFIDYKKHWVAALSSLKIPNYKSISEINNQLTVLTSGTSPIIGVLHMLKENTLIYTPAEKLQIKVDATHKGGKAASIASQNAIEKAKKIIKNTNVKNIREYFSVYNNLLGKDNKPTPKLETALLKLNTVYQEMTAIYGSVTPEKDAYTIVTDRVSGRHEPIIMQISALPRPVDKWFKTALKNDWEYLLSRTKKHISNQYKQEVLGFYNDKIKGRYPLVKRSRKNDIRVQDFEEFFKKNGIVDTFYKNYVSTFVKLNTRRGTYKYRTIDGSNMRISKDFMNAMLNVESIRKIFFTSKGDFLGTSFYLKPHALGRKLSRMEFHYDENYIAYEHGPIKSRKVIWPAESLNNVAKFTMFNLEKKKVVEDIKDGEWAFFKLVDKFKKKGHKIRRGTDSIIIEHKKDRYSGSFTLTGMAVKVFTKANPLRRFKLNRDGL comes from the coding sequence ATGAGTAAAATTAAACAATCCTCATTATTTAAAAACCCATTTTTTTGGATTATACTAATCGCGTTTATTACAACAATTTTAATAATTTTTGTTTCACCTTATCTTTTTGAATCATTAAAAAGCTTAACTCTTAGAATGCTTATAGGCCTGAGTGTTTTCTTTGGAACTATCCTGTCTTTGCTTTTGTATACACTGTTTGTTAAAGATGAATTTAAACAGAAGATTCGCAATATTAGAGAACAGTTAAAAAGAAAGAAGGAGTACTCTAGCATTACTTCAGAGAAAGTTCAAGACCTTAAAATACGTTTTAATGAAGCTATGCGTATTCTTAAAAACTCTAGTATATATAAGAATAAACAGATAGCAGGATATGAGCTTCCTTGGTACTTGATGGTTGGTTCTGGTAAAGAAGGAAAAACCTCTATACTTGAAAATTCAGGTTTAGATTTTCCTTTAAATATTAACTATGACAATCGCAGTGTTACAGAAGTAGGCTCTACAAAATCATTTCAATGGTATTTTGCAGAACATGCTATTTTTGTAGATATGCCAGGTAATTATGTCTCAAATAATCGTTCTGAAGAAGATTTAATCTTATGGGAGTCATTTTTAAAACTTTTTGGTAGAAAACGTTGGAAACGTCCTATTAACGGAATTGTACTAACTATTAGTGTAGATACTCTTATGGAAAAAAATGAAAAAGAGTTGGAACAATATGCAAAAGATTTACGTGATAGATTTGATGAGATTTCTCATGCTTTTGTATCTAATATTCCTATTTATCTTCTAGTTAGTAAAGTGGACAATATCGTGGGATTTAAAGAGTATTTTACAGGTATAAGTGAGGAAGAAAAAGAAGAAGTCCTTGGTGTTACCTTTGATGAGAATGAAAATAGTATAGATACCTCTGTCATTCAACCAGAACTTGAAGCCCTTCTTCAAAGACTAAATAGTGCAGTTTTAGATAAAGTGAATAGAGAGTGGGATACAGATGCAAGATCGAAAATTCTACTATTTTGTAATGAGTTCTCAGCACTATTTGAAAAACTTAATATGTTTGTGGATATAGGTTTTGCTCAAACGCGATATCGTAAACCACTAATGCTTCGTGGTATCTATTTTACTTCAGTACCTAATGGAAATGAAGTACCAGTTTCCCAAGAGTTTGAAAAGAGTACATTAGCATCTATTCAACCACAAAAAGGGATGTTTATTCAGAAGGTTCTTTCCGATATTATATTTCCTGAAGCGGATATTATTAAGATGGATACAAACTATAAAAAGAATCAAAGAATCAAGCATATAGGAGCTTTAGTTGCATCTGTTTTGATTGTAGCTATTGCTATTATCTATTGGGTTCAAGATTTTAATTCACGTCTTGATTCTTTAGATAAATCTGAAAAAGCTATGCTCAAATATGATAATACTCGCGCTATTATTTCAAATCAATCTGATTTTAAAGAAATTTTAGTTGCTTTGAATCAGATTAAAAAGCTTCAAGATGAAAATAAAGATAATATGAGCAATAGCATTTGGAAAGTTGCTTATTTTAAAGTTTCCGATAGAAATAAAATGATTGAAGATCATTATAAAGAGGCTTTAGAAAATATTTTACTTCCTCGTATTGCAGAGTTTATAGAAGAACAAGTTTCAGCAAGTATAGGTGACTATGATTTAACTTGGGAGAGTATAAAAGCGTACACCATGTTGAAAAATGAAGAGCGTCGTGATAAGGACTTTTTAATAGGCTGGTTGGCAACAGCATGGTCACATTTATATCCAAATATGAATGCAACACAAAATGACTTAAATATGCACTTTTCAAATCTCCTTGATTATGGCTTCTCACCATATGAACTCAGAGAAGAAACTTTAGCAATTTCAAGAAAACAGCTTTTAGAATTTGGACAAGAAGCACTTGTATATAAAGAGTTGAAAAATGAGGCAAAAGATAAAAATTTAAGAGACTTTCGTTTTTCAGAAGCATTGGGTTCTTATGCCTCCGCCTTTGAAGGAAGTGATCATATTGTTCCAGGGTTTTATACAAAAAAAGGTTTTGAAGATGTTATTATTGCTGATGGTAAAGAGCTGATAAAAAAACTTGTGGCAAATAACTGGGTGGTTGGATACTCTACAGAATTGACTGATGAAGAGTTAAATGCGATGTATGCAAAAGTACAAAATCATTACTTTATTGATTATAAAAAGCATTGGGTAGCTGCATTAAGTTCACTTAAAATTCCTAATTATAAATCAATTTCTGAAATTAATAATCAATTAACAGTTTTAACATCAGGAACTTCACCAATTATTGGAGTGCTTCATATGCTTAAAGAGAATACTCTTATATATACTCCTGCTGAGAAACTGCAAATAAAAGTAGATGCAACGCATAAAGGTGGTAAAGCTGCTTCAATCGCTTCTCAAAATGCTATAGAAAAAGCAAAGAAAATTATAAAAAATACTAATGTAAAAAATATTAGAGAATATTTTTCGGTCTACAATAACCTTTTAGGTAAAGATAATAAACCTACCCCAAAATTAGAAACTGCACTCTTAAAACTCAATACAGTTTATCAAGAGATGACGGCAATTTATGGTTCAGTAACACCTGAAAAAGATGCTTATACAATTGTAACAGACCGAGTGTCAGGACGTCATGAACCGATTATTATGCAAATTTCTGCTCTACCAAGACCTGTTGATAAGTGGTTTAAGACAGCACTTAAAAATGATTGGGAATATTTACTATCAAGAACGAAAAAACATATTAGTAATCAATATAAACAAGAGGTTTTAGGCTTCTATAATGATAAGATTAAAGGGCGTTATCCACTTGTTAAGCGTAGTAGAAAAAATGATATTAGAGTTCAAGACTTTGAGGAATTTTTTAAGAAAAACGGTATAGTAGATACTTTTTATAAAAATTATGTATCTACTTTTGTTAAGCTCAATACGAGAAGAGGAACTTATAAGTATAGAACTATTGATGGCAGTAATATGCGTATTAGTAAAGACTTTATGAATGCAATGCTAAATGTTGAATCTATAAGAAAGATATTTTTTACAAGTAAAGGTGATTTTTTAGGTACAAGTTTTTATCTAAAACCACATGCACTAGGACGAAAATTATCACGGATGGAATTTCACTATGATGAAAACTATATAGCATATGAACATGGACCAATTAAATCAAGAAAGGTTATATGGCCAGCTGAAAGTTTAAATAATGTCGCTAAATTTACTATGTTCAACCTTGAAAAAAAGAAAGTGGTTGAGGATATAAAAGATGGAGAATGGGCCTTCTTTAAACTTGTTGATAAGTTCAAGAAAAAAGGGCATAAAATAAGAAGAGGAACTGATTCTATAATTATTGAACATAAAAAAGATAGATATAGCGGTTCTTTTACTTTAACAGGCATGGCCGTAAAAGTTTTTACAAAAGCAAATCCTCTTAGAAGATTTAAACTTAATAGGGATGGTCTTTAA
- a CDS encoding PP2C family serine/threonine-protein phosphatase, translated as MQCISCSFTHPGHIRMNNEDAYFTNNESELWIVCDGMGGHQEGNFASHLVTDIFEHVKLNGSLDQKIEAISSQFYNIHRILQKKVHKLGNDAVIGTTLVLLLIEGDQAVSIHSGDSRCYIVRDNTLSLVTQDHARSINHGEGERKALTKALCAPGELSLEVKKFKIQRDDIFLLCSDGFYDNLSTSIIKEGMQINPLESAMDYMSSKVLEGTADDNLTATLVSVQSV; from the coding sequence ATGCAGTGTATTAGTTGCTCTTTTACACATCCTGGGCATATCAGGATGAATAATGAAGATGCATATTTTACTAATAATGAATCAGAACTTTGGATTGTTTGTGATGGAATGGGTGGACATCAAGAGGGAAATTTTGCTAGTCATCTGGTAACAGATATATTTGAACATGTAAAACTTAACGGTAGTCTTGATCAAAAAATTGAAGCAATTAGTTCTCAATTTTATAATATACATCGTATTTTACAAAAAAAAGTCCACAAGCTTGGAAATGATGCTGTGATTGGAACAACTTTGGTACTTTTACTAATTGAAGGTGACCAAGCAGTTAGTATTCATTCTGGAGATAGTCGATGTTACATAGTAAGAGACAACACTCTCTCTCTTGTGACTCAGGATCATGCTCGTAGTATAAATCACGGAGAAGGTGAAAGAAAAGCATTAACTAAAGCACTCTGCGCACCAGGAGAACTCTCCTTAGAAGTGAAAAAATTCAAGATACAAAGAGATGATATTTTTCTTTTATGTAGTGATGGTTTTTATGATAATCTTTCTACTAGTATCATAAAAGAAGGCATGCAAATTAATCCCTTAGAAAGTGCTATGGATTATATGAGTTCAAAAGTATTGGAAGGTACTGCCGATGATAATCTTACTGCAACATTAGTGAGTGTACAATCTGTATGA
- a CDS encoding serine/threonine-protein kinase, with amino-acid sequence MSTFKSKYKLILSGNAMLNKRYTLDKKIGEGGLSEVYDVSDIYSQYFQDTRNLVIKIPSSEIANKKDVAAFVYSEYSLLNSLHHENIVKAVDFGIDEESSIPYLIMQKLEGDLLVNIALHEIDIKMKHNLASSLYKAILYMHNKGIVHADINPTNIMMSADGNAQLFDFGISQNVGTKKTFSLAIEKNNAYNPIYTAPEIFEGEAASYKTDLFSLACVLYELYTGELPFKNSSRELATKPLGRKNLEKIPLIQRAWFKKMLSHNPNLRPEKIPLYTRFIVYINNCI; translated from the coding sequence ATGAGTACTTTTAAAAGTAAGTATAAACTAATCTTAAGTGGTAATGCCATGTTAAATAAACGATATACATTGGATAAAAAGATTGGAGAGGGTGGACTAAGTGAAGTTTATGATGTAAGTGATATATACTCTCAGTATTTTCAAGATACGAGAAACCTTGTTATAAAAATTCCATCATCTGAAATTGCCAATAAAAAAGATGTGGCTGCCTTTGTCTATTCTGAATACTCTTTGTTAAATTCCTTGCATCATGAAAATATTGTCAAAGCAGTAGACTTTGGAATTGATGAAGAATCAAGTATCCCTTATTTAATTATGCAAAAACTTGAAGGTGATTTACTTGTAAATATTGCTTTACATGAAATTGACATAAAGATGAAGCATAATCTTGCCTCATCTTTATATAAAGCAATCTTATATATGCATAATAAAGGTATAGTCCATGCAGATATTAATCCTACAAATATTATGATGTCAGCAGATGGAAATGCTCAGCTTTTTGATTTTGGTATCTCACAAAATGTGGGCACCAAAAAAACATTTAGTTTAGCTATTGAAAAAAATAATGCATATAATCCAATTTACACTGCCCCTGAGATATTTGAAGGTGAAGCAGCTTCATATAAAACGGATCTTTTTTCATTAGCGTGTGTTTTATATGAACTATATACGGGGGAACTCCCTTTTAAAAACTCTTCTCGTGAACTTGCAACTAAACCTTTGGGTCGAAAAAATCTTGAAAAAATACCATTAATTCAGAGAGCTTGGTTTAAAAAAATGTTAAGCCATAATCCAAATCTCAGACCAGAAAAAATACCTCTATATACTCGCTTTATTGTTTATATTAATAATTGTATTTAA
- a CDS encoding Hcp family type VI secretion system effector has translation MDNPVFMSIEGSTQGNITEGATTPESVGNIYQNGHEDEAIVKAFTHNINIPRNTTTGQPTGQRTHNPLIVTKLIDKSSPLLYNALTKGETLKKVELKWYRTSYAGKPEHYYSMTLEDAVITNMDASMESQESSSAAQVMPLEVVSFSYRKISWRHETASTSGEDDWRVGVGA, from the coding sequence ATGGATAATCCAGTTTTTATGTCAATCGAAGGTAGCACACAAGGTAATATAACAGAAGGTGCAACAACACCAGAATCAGTAGGTAATATTTATCAGAATGGTCATGAAGATGAGGCGATAGTAAAAGCATTTACTCACAACATTAACATCCCACGAAATACGACTACAGGTCAGCCAACAGGTCAAAGAACTCACAACCCATTGATTGTTACTAAACTAATTGATAAGAGTTCACCACTTCTTTATAATGCACTAACTAAAGGTGAGACTTTAAAGAAAGTAGAACTTAAATGGTATAGAACTTCATATGCAGGTAAACCTGAGCATTACTACAGTATGACTCTTGAAGATGCTGTAATAACTAATATGGATGCATCTATGGAATCTCAAGAGAGTTCATCAGCGGCTCAAGTTATGCCTCTTGAAGTAGTATCTTTTTCTTACAGAAAGATTTCTTGGAGACATGAAACTGCTAGTACATCTGGAGAAGATGACTGGAGAGTAGGTGTAGGAGCGTAA